One genomic region from Spirosoma sp. KCTC 42546 encodes:
- a CDS encoding PD40 domain-containing protein, producing MKRVLAFWLVVLIGTACQRKEVAPDGYIKPLFLLAEPRSNGLSLNWGPQYFFEEGMYPGPAPVTPSQYEIYVSEINGNSLQKVATVDGTVQNYVLTNQPEGKTLYAQIKAIHPTLTGSQSPIVTTTVGTLGTTDLLFPTGTPTITFGSWGGSTLLYSNWTDNWVIQSPDGTTRTLKQEGYNALLSPDGRSIAYLSNVNPNTGYSTQLVVKNLESGATRSLETKQAIYSLEWANDSQSIAFIAFDLGSGTGVWLRKMADASSTQLYTPPAGPNQLRTDQLDWLPDGQSVVVSLEVPQQGKVGTELLRIPTGGGSLQTILKSDWQDRQLAFSPDGTRLAFISNRSGYNAIWLYERQTEKLRQLTGATENFYFVNRLDWKNNRQLTYTASLPTSSNTSLKLVTLPN from the coding sequence ATGAAACGAGTTCTAGCTTTTTGGTTGGTGGTCCTGATCGGAACGGCTTGTCAGCGGAAAGAGGTGGCACCTGATGGGTACATTAAACCACTATTTCTTCTGGCAGAACCCAGGTCGAATGGCCTATCGTTAAACTGGGGACCACAATATTTTTTTGAGGAAGGCATGTACCCAGGCCCGGCACCTGTGACGCCATCCCAGTACGAGATTTACGTATCGGAAATCAATGGGAATTCGCTGCAAAAAGTAGCAACCGTTGATGGTACCGTGCAGAATTACGTACTAACGAATCAGCCGGAGGGAAAAACCCTTTATGCACAAATAAAAGCAATACACCCTACGCTGACAGGCAGCCAATCGCCTATCGTTACCACTACTGTCGGGACGTTGGGTACTACGGATTTACTGTTCCCCACGGGCACACCAACAATTACATTTGGTAGTTGGGGCGGTTCAACGCTGCTTTATTCCAATTGGACTGATAACTGGGTAATTCAGTCTCCCGATGGCACAACCCGCACACTAAAACAGGAAGGCTACAATGCGCTTCTCTCACCCGATGGGCGGTCTATTGCTTACCTGTCCAACGTTAACCCAAACACAGGGTATTCAACGCAACTAGTTGTTAAAAACCTGGAATCAGGTGCTACCCGGTCATTGGAAACCAAACAAGCGATTTACTCCCTGGAATGGGCTAACGATAGCCAGTCAATCGCTTTCATAGCCTTCGATTTGGGAAGCGGTACGGGCGTTTGGTTACGTAAAATGGCCGATGCTTCCAGCACACAACTCTACACCCCACCCGCTGGCCCCAACCAGTTGCGAACCGATCAACTGGACTGGTTGCCCGATGGCCAGTCTGTCGTTGTTTCGCTGGAAGTGCCCCAACAAGGAAAAGTGGGAACCGAACTGCTGAGAATCCCGACGGGCGGGGGGAGTCTGCAAACCATCCTGAAATCGGACTGGCAGGACAGACAACTCGCCTTCTCGCCCGATGGCACCCGGCTGGCATTCATCAGTAACCGGTCGGGGTACAACGCCATTTGGCTGTATGAACGTCAAACCGAAAAACTCCGGCAGTTAACAGGGGCAACGGAAAATTTTTACTTCGTTAATCGGCTCGACTGGAAAAATAACCGCCAGTTGACTTACACCGCTTCACTGCCAACTTCTAGCAATACATCCCTGAAACTAGTTACACTACCTAACTGA
- a CDS encoding leucine-rich repeat domain-containing protein, translating to MKRSLLLFVFGLMALSGVAQVTIRPMTDSLVNYKTLRKNYPPAVGPREQATLRDLTFQKLTEDYWSDFRRFLKKRNFRPDSSIIWNTEVFFKADGHADWLLYQYQRNNKRLAPEKEETLIALLTEYLNQHPLPVSSTLVWSPFRLGSGLFILGPASRTTPKGPGVIGTLAAASQTTRPDTVKTIAFSGLELEQVPEVIYRFTNVEEINLGHNYLTALPARLTALPKLKRLNLMSNRLQEDSVFFTRNKVVKSINLQRNSLTDVPASVRQNRRLESLWLGNNDLANLTIKPLRSLHRLNDVNLYNVGLSQLPKDIGRLKHVKVMDLYYNKFTELPRQLGRMKRLEQLAIAHNNLKEIPASLAKLRRLQVLFAHHNHISQLPTKFQRLQHLHVLDLGYNELIVAPNVLGALPELEELSLNNNSLQEFPSVLLSIKNLKRVYMGSNPLWGREAMTSPYASQIKQLEANNTQVTY from the coding sequence ATGAAAAGGTCTCTATTGTTGTTCGTATTTGGGTTGATGGCGCTATCGGGAGTGGCGCAGGTAACGATTCGTCCAATGACCGACAGTTTGGTCAATTACAAAACGCTCCGCAAAAACTACCCCCCTGCGGTTGGCCCCCGCGAACAGGCAACTCTACGCGATCTGACCTTCCAGAAACTTACAGAGGATTACTGGAGCGATTTTCGGCGATTCCTAAAAAAGAGAAACTTTCGACCTGATAGCTCCATTATCTGGAATACGGAAGTATTTTTCAAAGCCGATGGCCATGCCGATTGGCTGCTTTATCAATACCAGCGGAATAATAAACGGTTAGCACCCGAGAAGGAGGAAACGTTGATCGCTCTGCTGACGGAGTACCTGAACCAGCATCCGTTGCCGGTTTCATCAACGCTTGTCTGGTCGCCATTTCGGTTGGGTAGCGGCTTGTTTATTCTCGGTCCTGCCTCCCGAACAACCCCGAAAGGACCGGGTGTTATTGGCACGCTTGCTGCGGCCAGTCAGACAACACGCCCCGATACCGTGAAAACAATTGCCTTTTCCGGGCTTGAACTCGAACAAGTACCGGAGGTTATTTACCGGTTTACGAATGTGGAAGAAATTAACCTGGGGCACAATTACTTAACGGCATTGCCCGCCCGCTTAACGGCTCTTCCTAAGTTGAAACGCCTTAATCTGATGTCGAACCGACTTCAGGAAGATAGTGTGTTTTTCACTCGAAATAAGGTCGTAAAATCCATAAACCTACAACGAAATTCCTTAACAGACGTACCCGCTTCCGTTCGCCAAAATCGTCGGCTGGAGAGTCTGTGGTTGGGCAACAACGACTTAGCCAACCTGACGATCAAACCCTTACGCTCGCTGCATCGGCTCAATGATGTAAACTTATACAATGTGGGGTTAAGCCAACTACCTAAGGATATCGGGCGGTTAAAGCATGTGAAGGTGATGGATTTGTACTATAACAAATTCACTGAGTTACCTCGTCAGCTGGGCCGTATGAAGCGGCTTGAGCAGTTGGCCATTGCGCATAACAACCTGAAGGAAATACCCGCATCTTTGGCAAAATTACGTCGGCTGCAGGTGTTGTTCGCCCATCATAATCATATCAGCCAATTACCCACAAAATTCCAACGGCTTCAACACCTCCACGTACTCGACCTCGGCTACAACGAGTTAATCGTCGCACCGAATGTACTGGGAGCCCTACCCGAATTAGAGGAGCTTTCGCTGAATAACAACAGCCTTCAGGAGTTCCCGTCTGTTTTACTATCGATCAAAAATCTCAAGCGGGTGTATATGGGTAGCAATCCGCTCTGGGGCCGGGAAGCCATGACCAGCCCCTATGCCTCCCAAATCAAGCAACTGGAAGCCAACAATACACAGGTGACGTATTAA